A single window of Sulfitobacter sp. JL08 DNA harbors:
- a CDS encoding Flp family type IVb pilin, which translates to MLKLYVIMKSLANDERGATIVEYGVALTIVTAIAVATLTALGGDVNGQFTAAEGLM; encoded by the coding sequence ATGTTGAAACTGTATGTAATCATGAAGAGCTTGGCAAATGACGAGCGCGGCGCGACCATCGTAGAATATGGCGTTGCCCTTACGATCGTTACGGCGATCGCTGTTGCAACCCTGACGGCTCTGGGCGGTGACGTCAACGGTCAGTTCACTGCCGCAGAAGGCCTGATGTAA